A region from the Bos indicus x Bos taurus breed Angus x Brahman F1 hybrid chromosome 9, Bos_hybrid_MaternalHap_v2.0, whole genome shotgun sequence genome encodes:
- the PRR18 gene encoding proline-rich protein 18, protein MPFPPAPPPPPTPAPGVPAARPPPRKPGAPRKAAAPACAPPGPSPPAVAAEKKRRPPERPPGPLSSSWPSATLKRPPARRAPGPASPRGPAPCASRPAGSGDGPAGTAASGARTAASGAGPDAALRFSLSLTPEAVLVIQRRHLERQLLARPRRAPPADAGRPPAPCPRAAGLGRRLAPPPPPVPVPGPRPADLRSLLKVSLLNERHKYDDVEYEEEAAAADEGLVRKCTEWLRGVESAAAARDRAGPLDALPHLSSL, encoded by the coding sequence ATGCCGTTcccgcccgcgccgccgccgccgcccaccCCGGCCCCCGGGGTCCCCGCCGCGCGCCCGCCGCCCCGGAAGCCCGGCGCCCCGCGCAAGGCGGCGGCGCCCGCCTGCGCCCCGCCCGGACCCTCGCCGCCCGCCGTGGCCGCCGAGAAGAAGAGGAGGCCTCCCGAGCGGCCGCCGGGGCCGCTGTCCAGCTCCTGGCCCTCCGCCACTCTGAAGCGGCCGCCGGCCCGCCGCGCCCCCGGCCCGGCCTCCCCGCGCGGCCCGGCCCCGTGCGCGTCACGGCCGGCCGGTTCCGGCGACGGCCCCGCGGGGACCGCGGCCTCAGGGGCGCGGACCGCCGCCTCGGGCGCCGGGCCGGACGCCGCCCTGCGCTTCTCGCTGAGCCTCACGCCCGAGGCCGTGCTGGTCATCCAGCGGCGCCACCTGGAGAGGCAGCTGCTGGCTCGGCCCCGGCGGGCGCCCCCAGCCGACGCCGGGCGCccgcccgccccctgcccccgggCCGCGGGCCTCGGCCGCCGTctggccccgccgccgccgcccgtcCCCGTCCCCGGCCCGCGGCCCGCCGACCTGCGCTCGCTGCTCAAGGTGTCGCTGCTCAACGAACGGCACAAATACGACGACGTGGAGTACGAGGAGGAGGCCGCGGCCGCCGACGAGGGCCTGGTGCGCAAGTGCACCGAGTGGCTGCGCGGCGTGGAGTCGGCGGCCGCCGCGCGCGACCGGGCGGGGCCCCTGGACGCGCTGCCGCACCTGAGCTCGCTGTGA